A genomic stretch from Onychostoma macrolepis isolate SWU-2019 chromosome 02, ASM1243209v1, whole genome shotgun sequence includes:
- the LOC131550960 gene encoding uncharacterized protein LOC131550960, giving the protein MATFREHLQQLHLYFHNSANKTAVLKAAAESLGLKDLKMKQVKDTCWLSQHLTVITLQKNLGAVLAALANETEVNKCPVAKGLYGFCFTYRFVAALYLQADVLPHLACLNKIFQKENVNFWAIKEQACLKAIRDAQPPGSFLAQLHDDLDAPASLGALSIIHEEERDRRGRDQLEQPSEVMEPYQDGLLDSLDRRFQNIDLLGSFQVLGPQAPKVDDAVNLRHLKTLSTKFLQQPEHIAMQEWLTYKEHFLTGAFKNMDQLTISSQYDEWRQLYPSLSQLAAIALKVPISSVNCKRDFSVMNRVKTELRYRLQGDHLAACMRISINRPSLSEFPYQKALELFFKKPRKI; this is encoded by the exons ATGGCTACCTTCAGGGAACACTTGCAGCAACTCCATCTCTATTTTCACAACAGCGCCAACAAAACAGCTGTTTTGAAAGCTGCAGCAGAGTCCTTGGGCCTAAAGGACTTAAAAATGAAG caAGTAAAGGATACATGCTGGCTGTCCCAGCATTTGACAGTCATCACACTACAAAAGAACCTCGGTGCAGTCTTGGCTGCCTTGGCTAATGAGACTGAGGTCAACAAGTGCCCAGTTGCCAAGGGTTTGTATGGCTTCTGCTTCACCTACCGCTTTGTGGCAGCATTGTATCTACAAGCTGATGTACTGCCACATCTTGCTTGCTTGAATAAGATTTTTCAGAAAGAAAATGTCAACTTCTGGGCCATCAAAGAACAG gCATGCCTTAAGGCAATAAGAGATGCACAGCCCCCTGGTTCATTCTTGGCACAGTTGCATGATGACCTCGATGCCCCAGCTAGTTTAGGTGCCTTAAGTATCATCCATGAGGAGGAGAGGGACAGGAGAGGCAGAGACCAGTTGGAACAGCCTAGTGAG GTGATGGAGCCTTATCAGGATGGCCTCCTGGACAGCCTGGACAGAAGGTTCCAGAACATAGATCTCTTGGGATCCTTTCAGGTACTGGGACCACAAGCGCCCAAGGTGGATGATGCAGTAAATCTAAGACACCTCAAAACCCTGTCCACAAAATTCCTGCAGCAGCCTGAACATATTGCAATGCAAGAATGGCTGACCTATAAGGAGCATTTCTTGACTGGGGCATTCAAG AACATGGACCAGCTCACCATTTCATCCCAGTATGATGAATGGAGACAACTATACCCTTCCTTGAGCCAGCTGGCAGCCATTGCCCTCAAAGTGCCTATCTCCAGTGTGAACTGTAAGAGGGATTTTTCAGTAATGAATAGG GTAAAGACAGAACTGAGGTACAGGCTTCAGGGAGACCATCTGGCAGCATGCATGCGCATAAGCATCAACAGGCCATCACTATCGGAGTTTCCCTACCAAAAAGCCTTAGAACTGTTCTTTAAAAAACCAAGAAAAATCTAA